The DNA sequence cGCGGCCGCTCTCGTCGCCCTTCCCAAGGGATAggcaaaggcaaaaaaaaacctACGTTGGCCACGGTATCTGCGAGGGTAGCGCCGCCCATTGCGCAATTCATGAAGCCAGccgtcctccctccctagCACCAACGGCAGCATCGGCGGCTACGGCGAACTCGAGGTAGTCTGGCATACACGCAGCATCGATGGCATTGGCGGTCGCATGGCTGCCGGGGGTGTCCGATCCCTAAAGCAGCCACCCTTCAGTCGCTCTGCTTGATTGGCAAGGATGGCGGTGACGCGGACAATTTGCTGAAGTCGTGTGGCCCCTCGCTGTTCCCCATGCTGGACGATATTGTGTTCTGCATTGAGTATGCGTCCGGTGTGTGCGTCACCGAAGAAGGTAACGGCCGCGACGGGCCGACGTCATCCATCTCGCTCCACACCGAACCCGACGCCCACGACGCGGCGAGATTCAGTGGCGCACAGGTCATCTGCTGTGTCCTCAgcccgcgcagcagcgtcgagcAGATGAACAGCAGTGCCACCACGTAGAGgtaggcagcgaggaagTCGGGCACCGCATGCGGGTACACTGTGATTATGGGTAGGGCAACAAACACACCGATGCAGAGGATGACATACAGGCGCCACTCGATGCGGTCCTGCCGCGTCGACTCTGAAATCCGCTCCAGGTGGTACGGCATCTGAGGCGCCACCATGCGGAAGTAGTAGATAAACTCGTGTAAGTCAGTGATGCCAGCGAACTTGTGGCTCTTGATGGCGGGCATCTTGCGCTCCGACGCAGGAACCTCCCAGGAGAAGCCGAGTACCGGCTCGCCAGACCAGATGGTGCGATAGCCGTACAGAGCGGCGAAGCGCACGCTACTAAGGTCTGTCGCGGTCACCACCGGCTCGGTAACGCTCTCGTACACCGTGATAAGCCGCTCGTTTGTGAGCACGTAGAGCCGTCCACAGCTTCGAATGACCacgatgagcagcagcgcaaagccGAGCACAACGACCAGGCCGcacgccgccacggccgTTGAGCCGCTCAGCTTTACAATGGCGTAGGTAGTGTCGCTCACGGAGGACAGTATCAGCATCCAAACACCAAAGAGCAAGCCCGCGAGCaagcccagcagcagccacttATTCTCCATCAGAAcaccgcgcagctgcggtacGGAGTACCACATGATGAGCTCGTCTTTGAACAGGGTGGCTTTGAGCGCCTTGCGATACTGCCGGGAGAGCGAGTCAGaggtgagcagctgcgccgtctcgGCCCGCTTCTGGCGAGCCACACTTtccggcagcgtcgccgtcgtcgggagcggcgccgccggcatGGCGCCAGCCGCGCCGGCAGCCGCGGTCGCAAAGGCCGATACgggagcggcggctgcggccgGGGTTTCCTGGACACCGGACGGGAATGCGTACCCCCCCATGCTATCCACGGTGTCGGTGCTCTCCAGAGTCGCGTTCGTAGCCGCCAACAGTGGCCGCGTCGGGTGTTGCATCAGACGCGCCGATTGCAACGGGAAGGACATGGACGAGGGCAAAGACGCCGttggtgccgcagcggcagcagcggtggggggcggggtggtgtCCTCGTCCGTCGGGGTCATGGCCATAATGGAGGCACCCTCAGCAGTgacagcgctggcggcggtcaTTTCAGCAACGGGCGAGATAACTAGCACGGTTGTCATGGGTACTCCGGCTGCGTCCATAGCTGCGGTGGTCGCCAGGCCGgccgctccgccgcgcgGGCTACAgccagccaccaccgcggcagcagccctgGGCGCGCACATCGCCGTCAAGACGCCGCCATTCCTCGTCAAAGTGATGGGCGCGGCGTTCATCGCCTCTATTTGGGCGCGGTACATCGTCAGCTCGGGGAGCTGGTCGAGCAGCGACCGCccacgcagccgcagcgccagcctCAGGTATGTGGTCCTCGTCATGTTGCGGCACGCGTCGTTCAGTAGCTGCATGGAAGGCGTgctacccccctcctcctcctccgtcgctgATGCGCcagaggtgagggaggtggcgctggtcGCGGCGGATGGCGACTGCGAGTTGGGCTGCTCGCACGGCGCGGCGGACCACACCTCCGAATGTGCCTCGCGTGCCGCCTCCGTCGCAAG is a window from the Leishmania panamensis strain MHOM/PA/94/PSC-1 chromosome 2 sequence genome containing:
- a CDS encoding hypothetical protein (TriTrypDB/GeneDB-style sysID: LpmP.02.0320), which translates into the protein MPEVPVKRRGCFRPGEGQWFRMSRRSAAMMAAVVLFLLVGPSPPVNAFNVCADISRCSECVFDQTDGLMPPPLMCGWCESTKTCKEVNSTVLSYYRSTLATGGVGGDGEAGAEHTAAEIAAFRTQFCEDFRERNFNAVCPDMFCSASQTTNNIYICRAPSIAALVFGCILFLLSILMYLWMRTIHQLPWKYEPFLSDFLAGRYRRPDSAVHGDDGDVAAVLGITPPSAKQKGHRAASPFCGRDSCANGFGKRDSAGGGEGASSSPAAPPPPPKLRSNARPPRAASSAASSAATSIVTAAATTGHCPLCKCRHPVPLGPGDVCFWCNVARFAFVPVSLALLSSSIVIVLTFAASLKPWFSDAYFAEVLIVAYLFCGGFVWYILRHRRCAPRFYLATEAAREAHSEVWSAAPCEQPNSQSPSAATSATSLTSGASATEEEEGGSTPSMQLLNDACRNMTRTTYLRLALRLRGRSLLDQLPELTMYRAQIEAMNAAPITLTRNGGVLTAMCAPRAAAAVVAGCSPRGGAAGLATTAAMDAAGVPMTTVLVISPVAEMTAASAVTAEGASIMAMTPTDEDTTPPPTAAAAAAPTASLPSSMSFPLQSARLMQHPTRPLLAATNATLESTDTVDSMGGYAFPSGVQETPAAAAAPVSAFATAAAGAAGAMPAAPLPTTATLPESVARQKRAETAQLLTSDSLSRQYRKALKATLFKDELIMWYSVPQLRGVLMENKWLLLGLLAGLLFGVWMLILSSVSDTTYAIVKLSGSTAVAACGLVVVLGFALLLIVVIRSCGRLYVLTNERLITVYESVTEPVVTATDLSSVRFAALYGYRTIWSGEPVLGFSWEVPASERKMPAIKSHKFAGITDLHEFIYYFRMVAPQMPYHLERISESTRQDRIEWRLYVILCIGVFVALPIITVYPHAVPDFLAAYLYVVALLFICSTLLRGLRTQQMTCAPLNLAASWASGSVWSEMDDVGPSRPLPSSVTHTPDAYSMQNTISSSMGNSEGPHDFSKLSASPPSLPIKQSD